In the Coriobacteriia bacterium genome, one interval contains:
- a CDS encoding YerC/YecD family TrpR-related protein, whose product MSEDRVRTPEVDELLRAFLLLNTEDEAYALLLDLCTIREIQDMAQRLQVARMLAAGEHYSAIQESTGASATTISRVSKSLNYGADGYARVLGKLAEGADRA is encoded by the coding sequence ATGTCGGAAGATCGCGTTCGCACGCCCGAAGTCGATGAGCTCCTGCGGGCTTTTCTGCTCCTGAACACCGAGGATGAGGCCTACGCGCTGCTCCTCGACCTGTGCACGATTCGCGAGATCCAGGACATGGCCCAGCGCCTCCAGGTCGCGCGCATGCTGGCCGCCGGCGAGCACTACTCGGCGATACAGGAGAGCACGGGCGCCTCGGCGACCACGATCTCTCGTGTCAGCAAGTCGCTGAACTACGGAGCAGACGGCTACGCGCGCGTTCTCGGCAAGCTTGCCGAGGGCGCAGATCGCGCCTAG
- a CDS encoding MFS transporter: MFADRNISLVVLARFISRVGGTAVFFVGIWGVAAYHFNVTASTLAILMAGSSITGIIGSVVAGVLVDRIGPRKVLLGAELLTIPVMVALSFAHTYSTFVGIAWLFGLVGSPTFTAGAAFAPYLVRGRPRDLERINGWIEAAGSAGFVLGPALGALCASLWGLPSVFIVAAVAAAVAAVVVWFVHINVAERTGEEQHPLAELKDGLRVAYTTRALRYAILVGTTVWFGFGAFSALEPLFYRDVVHVGVEWIGWMNTFFSFGLVLGAWGLSRLPAKVVSSRGLCVVGALCGLGAIAYVGSTQLPLIAAGAAVWGLVIGLAEPLLRTMLQVAAPEGYVGRVVGAAQYHREAGELVPLAIAPAAAAAFGVQPTLIAGGVIVAVLLLLTWPAAASIDRELAEQGLVAGRAASGPARVGIGDEVL, from the coding sequence TTGTTCGCCGACCGCAACATCTCGCTCGTCGTGCTCGCTCGCTTCATCTCGCGTGTGGGTGGCACCGCCGTGTTCTTCGTCGGCATCTGGGGTGTCGCGGCCTACCACTTCAACGTGACCGCCTCCACCCTCGCCATCCTCATGGCCGGAAGCAGCATCACCGGCATCATCGGCTCGGTGGTGGCGGGGGTCCTGGTCGACCGCATCGGCCCGCGCAAGGTGCTGCTCGGCGCCGAGCTGCTGACTATCCCGGTAATGGTGGCGCTCTCCTTCGCGCACACGTACTCCACGTTTGTTGGCATCGCGTGGCTCTTTGGGCTGGTCGGCTCGCCGACGTTTACGGCGGGTGCCGCGTTCGCGCCGTATCTCGTGCGCGGCAGGCCGCGCGACTTGGAGCGCATCAACGGGTGGATCGAGGCTGCCGGCTCGGCCGGATTCGTGCTCGGCCCGGCGCTCGGTGCGCTGTGTGCCAGCCTCTGGGGCTTGCCCTCGGTCTTCATCGTGGCGGCGGTCGCGGCGGCGGTCGCGGCGGTCGTGGTGTGGTTCGTGCATATCAACGTCGCCGAGAGAACGGGCGAGGAGCAGCACCCGCTGGCCGAGCTGAAGGACGGCCTGCGGGTCGCCTACACCACGCGCGCGCTGCGCTACGCGATCCTCGTCGGCACCACGGTGTGGTTTGGCTTCGGTGCGTTCTCGGCGCTCGAACCGCTGTTCTACCGCGACGTCGTGCACGTAGGCGTGGAGTGGATCGGCTGGATGAACACGTTCTTCAGCTTCGGACTAGTCTTGGGCGCGTGGGGCCTGTCCCGGCTGCCGGCCAAGGTCGTCTCGTCACGCGGTCTGTGCGTGGTCGGTGCGCTGTGCGGGCTGGGCGCCATCGCGTACGTTGGTTCGACGCAGCTGCCGCTCATCGCGGCCGGTGCCGCAGTGTGGGGATTGGTGATCGGGCTGGCCGAGCCGCTGCTGAGAACGATGCTGCAGGTTGCGGCGCCCGAGGGCTACGTCGGGCGCGTCGTCGGTGCGGCGCAGTACCATCGCGAGGCGGGGGAGCTCGTGCCGCTTGCAATCGCTCCAGCCGCAGCTGCGGCGTTTGGCGTCCAACCGACGCTGATCGCAGGGGGAGTGATTGTCGCCGTCCTGCTGCTGCTGACGTGGCCCGCCGCCGCTTCGATCGACCGCGAGCTTGCGGAGCAAGGCCTGGTCGCAGGCCGGGCGGCGTCCGGTCCGGCCCGCGTGGGCATCGGCGACGAGGTGTTGTAG
- a CDS encoding fumarylacetoacetate hydrolase family protein has product MRVVRLRHEGDCRYGLADETTVTLISDEPFAAWEPEGVLPLSEAHLLCPVTPTKIVCVGLNYRKHIAEMGHETPRTPIIFIKPSTSVIGPGQAIQIPEGIGRVDHEAELGIVIGRRTRNVSPGQAAEHVIGFTCGNDVTARDIQKADGQWTRAKGFDTFCPLGPWVADVDPADLEVMCLVNGEVRQQARTSDMLFGAYDLVSWVSGAMTLVPGDVILTGTPGGISELFPGDTVEVRIEGVGSLVNPVVAAEV; this is encoded by the coding sequence ATGCGCGTTGTTCGCCTGCGTCACGAGGGAGACTGTCGGTACGGTCTCGCCGACGAGACCACCGTCACCCTGATCAGCGACGAGCCGTTCGCTGCGTGGGAGCCCGAAGGCGTCCTCCCGCTCTCGGAAGCTCACCTCTTGTGCCCCGTCACCCCCACCAAGATCGTCTGCGTGGGCCTGAACTATCGCAAGCACATCGCGGAGATGGGCCACGAGACGCCCCGCACCCCGATCATCTTCATCAAGCCGTCCACCTCGGTCATCGGCCCCGGACAGGCGATCCAGATTCCCGAGGGCATCGGCCGAGTCGATCACGAGGCCGAGCTGGGAATCGTCATCGGGCGTCGTACGCGCAACGTCTCGCCCGGGCAGGCCGCCGAGCACGTCATCGGCTTCACGTGCGGCAACGACGTCACGGCTCGCGATATCCAGAAAGCCGACGGCCAGTGGACCCGCGCCAAGGGGTTCGACACGTTCTGCCCGCTCGGGCCGTGGGTGGCCGACGTGGACCCGGCCGACCTTGAGGTCATGTGCCTCGTCAACGGCGAGGTGCGCCAGCAGGCGCGTACGAGCGACATGCTGTTCGGCGCCTACGACCTTGTGAGCTGGGTGAGTGGAGCCATGACACTGGTCCCCGGCGACGTGATCTTGACCGGCACACCGGGTGGGATCAGCGAGCTGTTCCCGGGCGACACCGTCGAGGTTCGCATCGAGGGAGTCGGCTCGCTGGTCAACCCCGTGGTGGCTGCTGAGGTCTGA
- the cimA gene encoding citramalate synthase, protein MESLRWPILKEHQVVTLYDTTLRDGTQREGMSLSVEDKLRIAAKLDLLGVHYIEGGFPGSNPKDIEFFERLGELKLEQAVITAFGPTCRKDTPAEDDAGLDSLIVTGCKALCIFGKAWDIHVTETLQTSLPENVRMVRDSVSYLKTQVDAVFFDAEHFFDGWKANRDYALEVVRAAADAGADCVVLCDTNGGVLPHEIAQIVTELRGLVDVDLGIHTHNDSGCAVANSLVAIDAGCVHVQGTVNGYGERAGNADLISIIPSLVIKMGDTALSAEQLKLVTEISHFVAETANISPNPFAPYVGTSAFAHKGGVHASAAARLPEAYEHVDPARVGNFARVVVSELAGRASLTMKAAELGIDLSGDQEEVAAALDAIKELEYQGYSFEAADGSLSVMLKKRLGTYEGAFQLESFRVIAEKREDGRVMTEATIKVYAGGHRYIATAEGNGPVNALDKALRAAIGRFYPRLDKISLEDYKVRVLDETRGTGAVTRVLIESTDGVKSWGTVGVSENIIEASWEALVDSIDYGLTAGEA, encoded by the coding sequence ATGGAGTCACTTCGTTGGCCCATCTTGAAGGAGCACCAGGTGGTCACCCTCTACGACACAACCCTGCGCGACGGAACACAGCGCGAGGGCATGTCGCTGTCCGTCGAGGACAAACTGCGCATTGCAGCCAAGCTCGACCTGCTCGGCGTGCACTACATCGAGGGCGGTTTCCCGGGCTCCAACCCCAAGGACATCGAGTTCTTCGAGCGTCTGGGCGAGCTGAAGCTGGAGCAGGCCGTCATCACCGCGTTCGGCCCCACGTGTCGCAAGGACACGCCCGCCGAGGATGACGCGGGGCTGGACTCTCTGATCGTGACGGGTTGCAAGGCGTTGTGCATATTCGGCAAGGCGTGGGACATCCACGTGACCGAGACGCTGCAGACCAGCCTGCCCGAGAACGTGCGCATGGTGCGCGACTCGGTGTCCTATCTCAAGACGCAGGTTGACGCCGTCTTCTTCGATGCCGAGCACTTCTTCGACGGGTGGAAGGCCAACCGCGACTACGCGCTGGAGGTCGTCCGCGCGGCGGCCGACGCCGGTGCCGACTGCGTCGTCCTGTGCGACACCAACGGCGGCGTCCTGCCGCACGAGATCGCACAGATCGTCACGGAGTTGCGCGGGCTGGTGGACGTTGACCTGGGCATCCACACGCACAACGACTCCGGCTGCGCGGTGGCCAACTCGCTTGTGGCCATCGACGCCGGCTGCGTGCACGTGCAAGGCACGGTCAACGGCTACGGCGAGCGTGCCGGCAACGCCGACCTGATCTCGATCATCCCGTCACTCGTCATCAAGATGGGCGACACCGCGCTCTCGGCCGAGCAGCTGAAGCTCGTCACCGAGATCAGCCACTTCGTTGCTGAGACCGCCAACATCTCGCCCAACCCGTTTGCGCCCTACGTGGGTACGAGCGCGTTCGCGCACAAGGGCGGCGTCCACGCGAGCGCCGCCGCGCGCTTGCCTGAGGCCTACGAGCACGTCGACCCGGCACGCGTTGGCAACTTCGCACGCGTCGTGGTCAGCGAGCTCGCGGGGCGTGCGTCGCTGACGATGAAAGCCGCCGAGCTCGGCATCGACCTTTCTGGCGACCAGGAAGAGGTCGCTGCGGCTCTGGATGCAATCAAGGAGCTGGAGTATCAGGGCTACTCGTTTGAGGCTGCCGACGGCTCGCTGTCGGTCATGCTCAAGAAGCGTCTCGGCACGTACGAGGGGGCGTTCCAGCTCGAGTCGTTCCGCGTCATCGCCGAGAAGCGCGAGGACGGCCGGGTGATGACCGAGGCCACCATCAAAGTCTACGCAGGCGGGCATCGCTACATCGCCACTGCTGAGGGCAACGGCCCCGTCAACGCACTGGACAAGGCGTTGCGCGCGGCCATCGGCCGCTTCTACCCGCGCCTCGACAAGATCTCGCTGGAGGACTACAAGGTCCGCGTGCTCGACGAGACTCGCGGTACCGGAGCGGTCACGCGCGTGCTGATCGAATCGACCGATGGAGTAAAGAGCTGGGGCACCGTGGGTGTCTCGGAGAACATCATCGAAGCCTCGTGGGAGGCGCTCGTGGACTCGATCGACTACGGGCTGACGGCGGGCGAAGCCTAG